The sequence AGTAGCCATCACTGGATTTTTTTGTAGTTATGCACACGTTCCATTCTGCGGCGAGTGGCAGCGAGAACTTGATACTACGGCTAGCTGCATCGTAAACATGGGAAGGGGTTATAGTCCGAGGGCTCGTTCCGCCAATGGTTAAAGTGATTGAAAATTGAGGATTGGAAACGGTGGCGCTAAATACACCAGTTCCTGCGTCCCAGGAGCCGTTATCTATTGTGATTGCACCAATTCTAGTCTTAGTATGAGTTGGAGTGCCAATTCTTATCCAATCTTTCTTTGTAAATCCATATGCCTTCCCATCTCTTAAGACACGCCCGCTCATAAAATCCTCGAAGTATTTGAATGGATGAGCTGGATCATTCGTCTGGGCTAAATACTCAGGGTCCTGCGCATAGTTGTAGTGGAGGTCGTCGGGAGGTAAACCTTTATCTAAAACCCGCCCTTCAACATTGGATATGGCCAGGTGTAGCCACTCATGCCAAAGTAATCCAACATAAGGTGCTCCCACATCAGGATCAATAAGGTCCTGTGGCAAAATTGGAAACACCACGCGCCTCGACCCTGCCGCACCCGCAAAATACGCCCTCTCTCCATGATCGGGATATCGAAACATGACGGCGTCGTAACCTTTAACCAAGAAATCTGCTTGGATCACATCCAAGCCTGCACTCATTACCGGAAAAATGTTGTCTCCCATATCCCAAATATCTACATCAGCAGTAACACCGCACTCAGATGCCTTGGCGATGGCATTGAGAAATGGTTGCACGGACATCGTCCCTACTCTTGTCACGCTTGCATCACGAGGCAGAGTCGTACCATTTGTATCCACGAAGTATTCGAGCATGGCCATATGCCAGTGTGCAGAGCCAGGGCAATCAGGAGAGCTGAATGAGGAGACAATTTTTGGTGTTCGCGCCGCCACGGCTGGGTCAAACTGAGCAGATGCAAGAACGGACGCAAACACCAGTGTTATCACGAGCAAAATATGGCGAGCCGAATAACTTAATCTCCGGAATTCGGCCAAAAACTTATCAAGCTCGCATCGATTTACCTTAATGGCATCCCTCGATTCAAATTATTCAATCAACTCTAGTGACCATATACCACGTCCAAGTTAGGCACGCTCGCACGCACCTGAGGATTATGAAACAGAAGAGTCGCCCTATAAGCCGGATCCTGTTTCTCTTGCGAGAAGATCACCATCCATCTAGGCACGCAATTGCTCACGTGCTCAAGCAACCTACCTGGTGAATTGAGCGAGCAGCCCATCACCTTTCTGGTCTTGCTCCAAGTTGGGTTTATTTATAACTGGTATACTGACAACGTTATTTTGAAATCAAAATAGTAGAAATTTATATAGCGAAGTCTGGTGTGATTCCAGCGCTATCCCGCAACTGTAATGGTCGAAAGACCTCAGCCAGGTCGCCTCGTGAATTTCTTTTTACTGACTTCGGAAGAAAGTCGGGAGGAGTTTTAATGGCTAAAACACATAATCTTGGATTTCCACGCATCGGGGCTCAAAGAGAACTGAAATTTGCTCTAGATGCTTACTGGTCGGGCAAAATTTCTCGTGACGAACTCCAGAACATTGGTGCACGTGTTCGGAAAGTTAACTGGGAAACCCAATCACAATTAGATTTCGTTCCAGTAGGTGACTTCAGTTTCTATGATCACATTCTTGATTTGACGTTCATGCTAGGTAATTTGCCCGATAGAATTCAGGGTTACAGCGGATCTAGCTTAGATAACGTGTTTAGATTAGCTCGAGGTAGATCAGTTGATCCTGCGGAATCCGTGGTCGCTGGTGAGATGACGAAGTGGTTTGACACCAATTATCACTATATTGTTCCTGAATTTACTAGTCAAACAAGATTCACATTAGATACATCACGGCTATTCGCTCAATTGAAAGAAACGGAAAATCTAGGTCTAAAAATAAAACCTGTGATTATTGGACCTCTGACCTATCTTGCAATTGGTAAAACAAAAGATGATGTAAAGAAATTGGATTTACTTCCTCAATTGATAGAAGCATACATTGAATTACTGAATTCCCTGTCACAAAAAGGAATCGAATGGGTTCAGTTAGATGAGCCGATTCTCGTAACAGAATTAGATCCCGGATGGGCAAATGCTTTTACTCAGGCATATGAAGAGATCGGCATGACGGATGTTAAAATCCTTCTATCAACTTATTTTGGTTCTTTAGAAGATAATTTGGATTTAGTTACTCGCTTACCCATCGACGGACTGCACATTGACACGATCAATGCTCGCAAGGAAGTTGATACTATGATCTCAAAGTTGCCAAGCGATAAAGTGGTTTCATTAGGTGTTGTAAATGGCCGAAATATTTGGAAAAGTGATATTAATTCAATTCTCGATTGGCTAGAGCCAATCGCCAATAAATTAGGTGACCGACTATGGATAGCGCCGTCATGCTCTCTTCAACATGTTCCAGTCGACCTTGGAAGTGAAGAAAAATTGGATGCCGAGATAATATCTTGGCTGGCCTTTGCCAAACAAAAACTTGAAGAAATCGAAATTATCGGACAAGCGCTCAATCACGGTCGTGGCTCAGTTTCAACGGAACTAGCGGCAAATGCACAAACTGCAAATTCACGTCGTACTTCTCCCCGGGCACATAATCAAGCAGTTAAGAAAGCGCTAGAAAACATTGATAAAAGTTGGGGAAATCGAAAGAGCCCTTATGAAAGTCGACAGAAGATACAGGCCGAGGTTCTCAAACTTCCAATGTTTCCAACAACTACAATTGGATCCTTCCCGCAGACAACTGAGATTAGAAATGCCCGTAGTAAGTTCAAAAAAGGTGAAATTAATTCTGCTGAATATAAAGAAGCCATGAAGCAAGAAATCGCATACGCAGTTCACGAACAAGAAAAATTGGGAATTGATGTATTAGTTCACGGTGAAGCCGAGAGAAATGATATGGTCGAATATTTTGGTGAGCAACTAGAAGGATATGCATTTACCCAATTTGGATGGGTTCAATCTTACGGATCGCGATGTGTAAAGCCGCCGATTTTGTTCGGTGACATTAGTCGGCCAAAAGCCATGACGGTCGAATGGATTACGTACGCGCAATCACTCACTACGAAGGTAATGAAAGGTATGTTAACTGGCCCAGTTACGATCCTCAATTGGTCTTTTGTGCGCGATGATCAACCTCGTTCAATTTCTTGTCGACAGATAGCCCTCGCGATACGCGAGGAAGTAATCGATCTTGAATGGGCCGGAGTGAAGATAATTCAAATCGATGAGGCCGCTTTACGTGAAGGATTGCCTCTGCGCAAATCTGAATGGAAAAAATATTTGGATTGGTCGGTAGAATCATTCCGAATAGCTGCCAATGGGGTCCAAGATAAGACACAAATCCATACACATATGTGTTACTCCGAATTTAATGACATTATGGGTTCAATTTCTGACATGGATACTGATGTAATAACGATAGAAACTTCACGCTCTGATATGGAATTGCTTGATGCCTTTGATAATTTCAAATACCCAAATGAGATGGGCCCCGGCGTCTATGACATTCACTCACCTAATATCCCA comes from Candidatus Paceibacterota bacterium and encodes:
- the metE gene encoding 5-methyltetrahydropteroyltriglutamate--homocysteine S-methyltransferase, producing MAKTHNLGFPRIGAQRELKFALDAYWSGKISRDELQNIGARVRKVNWETQSQLDFVPVGDFSFYDHILDLTFMLGNLPDRIQGYSGSSLDNVFRLARGRSVDPAESVVAGEMTKWFDTNYHYIVPEFTSQTRFTLDTSRLFAQLKETENLGLKIKPVIIGPLTYLAIGKTKDDVKKLDLLPQLIEAYIELLNSLSQKGIEWVQLDEPILVTELDPGWANAFTQAYEEIGMTDVKILLSTYFGSLEDNLDLVTRLPIDGLHIDTINARKEVDTMISKLPSDKVVSLGVVNGRNIWKSDINSILDWLEPIANKLGDRLWIAPSCSLQHVPVDLGSEEKLDAEIISWLAFAKQKLEEIEIIGQALNHGRGSVSTELAANAQTANSRRTSPRAHNQAVKKALENIDKSWGNRKSPYESRQKIQAEVLKLPMFPTTTIGSFPQTTEIRNARSKFKKGEINSAEYKEAMKQEIAYAVHEQEKLGIDVLVHGEAERNDMVEYFGEQLEGYAFTQFGWVQSYGSRCVKPPILFGDISRPKAMTVEWITYAQSLTTKVMKGMLTGPVTILNWSFVRDDQPRSISCRQIALAIREEVIDLEWAGVKIIQIDEAALREGLPLRKSEWKKYLDWSVESFRIAANGVQDKTQIHTHMCYSEFNDIMGSISDMDTDVITIETSRSDMELLDAFDNFKYPNEMGPGVYDIHSPNIPTQDHIIDLMIKASERIPYERLWVNPDCGLKTRQWGEVLPALANMVAAAKVLRSRYA